ATGGCCGATCGGGAAACAACGACACCTTAACCTGGTCCGACGAGTTCAAGATTCCGGATACCCCGGCGCCGCACTGGCAGGTGGTGGACTCGAAGGGCAACGTCTATCTGCTCAATCGACTGAAGATCAAGGGTGGCCTGCTCGGCGGAGAAAAAGAAAACCGTACGATCACGATTCCGGCCTATATCCACGATGTGGCCAAGGTGCAGATCTACTGCGCCTGGGCCGAAGCTCTGTTAGGCGAAGCGTCTTTCCCCAGGCCGATCATGACGGCCGCGGGTGAGTCCCGCGCCAACGGAATGCACGCGGACGGCGGGATGAAGCATGACGGTATGGCGATGGGGCGTTAGCGGATAGCCATCAGCTGTCGGCGATCAGCGCTCAGCTTCCTTGGAAGAGTGAGGCTGGCCGCTGACGGCTGAGCGCTTTCTGCTCAGACGGAGGAGGGCGACATCATGATCCGCTCGATGGTCTTCGCCATCGCCATTCTGGGTGCGATGGCCAGCACCTCGCAGGCCCAGCTGATCGAGAAGAAGGCGTTGACGCTGGAGGGCGCCAAACAGATTGTCGCCGCGGCGGAAGCCAAGGCAAAGGTGGAGGGGGCCAGGGTCGTGATTGCCGTGGTGGATGAAGGCGGGAACCTCCTCCTGCTTCAGCGGCTTGATGACACCCAAGTGGCCAGCGTAAACGTCGGCATCGATAAGGCGAGAACCGCCGCGATCTTCCGGCGACCGAGCAAAGTGTTTGAGGAGCAGGTCCGGAACGGGCGCGTGGCCGCGCTGGCGTTGCACGGAGCCGTGCCGTTACAGGGTGGTGTGCCGATCGTCGTCGAAGGAAAGGTGATCGGCGCCATCGGGGTGAGCGGAGAGACGCCGGGCCAGGATGAAGACATCGCCATGGCCGGTGCGTCGGTCGCCGTGTCGTTTACGAAGTAGGAACTGTCGGCTTTCGGCGATCCGCTCAGAAATACCCATCGGCGGCTGACCGCTCATTCTCAAGAAGAGGAGAACGATCATGAGATACCTCATAGCAACCTTGACGGGAGCGGCCATTGCGATGTCGGCCTCCGCCGGTTACGCCGAATCGGTCGCTGACAAGCGTGGGCTCATGCTCGAGGGAGCCAGGCAAGTCATTGCGGCAACCGTCTCCGCGGCGCGCAAGGCTGATGCGCCGGGAGGATCCATTGCGGTGGTCGATGAGGGTGGGAATCTGTTGGCGCTTGAACGGTTGGACCACACGTTTGCCGCCAGCGCGAATATCGCGATCGGCAAGGCTCGCACCGCGGCGCTGTTCAAGAAATCGACGAAGGTATTCGAAGACGCGATCAAAAACGGCCGTACCTCGATGGTGACGCTCGGGGGCGACCTTCAAAACTTCACACCCCTGCAAGGCGGTATTCCGTTGGAATGGGAGGGCAAGGTGGTGGGAGCAATCGGCGTCAGCGGCGCGGCCAGCGCCCAGCAGGATGAGGAACTCGCGATCGTCGGTGCCGGGTCGCTGGGCTCGATGGAGATGACGGGCAGGAACAACGGGCATGTCCCGCTGCCGGTCACCTACATCGAGAGCCGGAGGGTGTCCGCGGCCTTTGAGAACGGTACGGTATTGGTCGGTGAAGACGAGACCATGATGCATGCCGCCAGGAACTACATGGTGCATGCCAGCCATCGCGATAAGGCCGGCGTCGTCGAGATCCATGAGTTCGACACGGACATTGTCTATGTCTTGAAGGGCTCGGCGCAGGTCATCACCGGCGGCACACCGGTCGGCATGAAGATGATTGCGCCGCATGAATTCCGCGCGCCTTCTGTGGACGGCGGTGAGACGAGGAGGCTCGTACCGGGCGATGTCGTGATTATTCCGAACGGGGTGCCGCACTGGTTTAAGGAAGTGGAGGCGCCGTTTGATTACTACGTGGTCAAGGTGCGGTAGACGGATGCTGAACACGGCCCCCAACTTTGTTCTCGGCTCGCAACTATCCTCAACGTACCCTGAGGGTACGCCTGCGGTGCTTGCATCGCCTGCGGCCTCGTTGGATGACCGTGTTGAGCATCCTCTGAGGACGGAGCGTGAAATGAACAATCGAAGAAGCGGAATGATCATTTTTGCAGCTCTCGCCTTCACGCTCTGTCCAGGTTTTACCTGGGCGCAGGTCACCGGTGATGCGCCGGGGATGCGGCCGGAGGCGATCGTCGATTTGAAAACCGACGAAGGACTGGCCCTGGTCAAGGGCC
The Nitrospira defluvii DNA segment above includes these coding regions:
- a CDS encoding GlcG/HbpS family heme-binding protein, which codes for MIRSMVFAIAILGAMASTSQAQLIEKKALTLEGAKQIVAAAEAKAKVEGARVVIAVVDEGGNLLLLQRLDDTQVASVNVGIDKARTAAIFRRPSKVFEEQVRNGRVAALALHGAVPLQGGVPIVVEGKVIGAIGVSGETPGQDEDIAMAGASVAVSFTK
- a CDS encoding heme-binding protein: MRYLIATLTGAAIAMSASAGYAESVADKRGLMLEGARQVIAATVSAARKADAPGGSIAVVDEGGNLLALERLDHTFAASANIAIGKARTAALFKKSTKVFEDAIKNGRTSMVTLGGDLQNFTPLQGGIPLEWEGKVVGAIGVSGAASAQQDEELAIVGAGSLGSMEMTGRNNGHVPLPVTYIESRRVSAAFENGTVLVGEDETMMHAARNYMVHASHRDKAGVVEIHEFDTDIVYVLKGSAQVITGGTPVGMKMIAPHEFRAPSVDGGETRRLVPGDVVIIPNGVPHWFKEVEAPFDYYVVKVR